The region GTGATTGTTTACTACCTATTGTATCCTTCATGATTACTTCCATATTATAAATGTTCGTATAGTCTATTTAAACTTAATTAAATACTGAAGTTTAGTCAAGCTGAAGTTTGGTCAAGAGTTTGGTATTTTTTTGTGGAAGAGTATTCTGATTTTACCCTAATCATAACCTTCTCAACAATCTCAACGTCTAACCCTTCCAATAGCCCTCTCACGAACTCATACCTTCCCCACTGGCTTATCTTGTCCCTCTTCTTACTGCTTTCAGATATCCTAGATATCCTCAAACTTCCAGATAGGGTGATTGCGAGAACAACTTCTGATATCTTCTTCCTGAGTTTGGATGGAAGGTCAAGTAGAAAGTTTTTGATGAAGTGATTTATAGTTTTTCTGCAATTCATATATGCCTCCTTTTGCCTTTATTTTACGAGGCAAGAGGAGGTTTTTCACTTTAATTTTTACCAAACTCTTCTACAAACTTCAGTCCACCAAACCCCAATAAATTTCAATTTCAACTAGGTGAATAAGTAAGATTCAGCTTTTTGTTTATCTATCTCCTCCCTCTAGAAGGGTTTCCCGGTCACAAAACTTTACCTCATACATCATACCAAGCCTCTTGGGTGTTTACCAAAAGGAATATTTGTTCAGTTTTGAGAAAAACTACGAAAGTAGTAAGAACTACCTCCTGATTGCAAATTCTGGAATTTATTGACCAGACTCACGATTGGGTTTTATAGTTGACGAAAGCTATTTAAGCTTGGTAGAGTAGTAAACGAGCATAGATGGCTTATATAGACTACCGAATACTGCTTATGTAGGAGATGATCTTATCCACAACCTCCTCTACTCTCAATCCATCCGTGTTTATTAGAATCGCTCCTTTAGGAACTCTAAGCGGAGAATCTTTTCTACTTTTATCAAGATAGTCTCTCAGTTCTATTGATTTTCTTACTTCTTCTGGTGAAAGTCCTTGATTGCGATATTTTTCGTCTAGTAACCTTCTCCTTACTCTTTCCTCAATTGACGCATCCAAGTAGAACTTATATTTCGCCTTAGGAAACACTACACTACCGCAATCTCTACCCTCCATTACCACCTTTCCTCCGCTTGCAATTTCCCTCTGTATCGCAACAATATGCCTCCTTACCTCGGGTATTGCGGAAATATACGAAACAACTGAATCAATCTCCTTGGTTCTTATAGCACCTGAGACATCTTCTCCATCAAGAAGAACCCTATTACCATCAAACCATACCCTTGTTTTCTGTAAAAGCCTTATTATCTCCTTTTCGTTTTCTAACGGAATACCATTTCTCAAAACCTTTAGAGAAAAAGCCCTATACATTGCTCCCGTATCCAAATACGTATACCCAAGCCTTTCAGATAATGCTCTAGCGACCGTACTTTTACCAACCCCTACAGGACCATCTATTGTGATAACACTACTAAAATCACCTTTCACTGTTCTTTTCTTCATCACTTTCATAAAGCTCTATGATTTTCTTAACTAACTCATGTCTCACAACATCGTCTTTAGTCAGATAAACTATCTTTATACCTTCAATGTTGTCAAACAAGTTTCTTGCGTGAAGAAGGCCCGATTGCTTACTTTTCGGTAGATCACTCTGGGTAATATCTCCAGTTACTACCATTTTGGAACCAAAACCTAACCTCGTTAGAAACATCTTCATCTGCTCCTTTGTAGTATTCTGCGCCTCATCAAGAATTATGAAGGAATTGTTCAAGGTTCTACCTCTCATAAATGCTAAAGGCGCTATTTCTACAACATTCTTTTCTGTCAGAGTAAAATATTCTTCCGGCCCAAGCATATCAAACAGAGAGTCATACAGTGGCCTAAGATAGGGGTTTACTTTCTCCTCAAGATTACCAGGCAAAAATCCAAGACTCTCACCAGCTTCAACCGCCGGCCTTGTAAGAATGATCCTTGTAACCAAATTTCGGTAAAGGTAATTCAATGCCATAGCGGTAGCAAGATAAGTTTTGCCAGTTCCAGCAGGACCTATACTGAATACTATGTCATTCTCTTCTATTGCCCTCATATACTCCGCCTGACCAAGCGTCTTAGGCTTTATCACCTTTCCTCTTCTAGAAACAACTACTCCCTTTAGAAGAAGATTATCAAGATCTATCTCCTTAGATGGATCCTGATACTTACACTGCCTTATTATTATGTTCATATCATCATCAGAAACAATTTTATCATTGTTCACCAAATCAATCATTGAATTAATTACCTTTCTCACTGCCTTAACTTCCTCTTCATCACCAACTACCACAAAAGCTGAATCTGTTAAGTATATCTTC is a window of Brevinematia bacterium DNA encoding:
- a CDS encoding PhoH family protein; its protein translation is MKANIAFPRGIDPVMLSGVNDTNIKLIEKNFRVKIYLTDSAFVVVGDEEEVKAVRKVINSMIDLVNNDKIVSDDDMNIIIRQCKYQDPSKEIDLDNLLLKGVVVSRRGKVIKPKTLGQAEYMRAIEENDIVFSIGPAGTGKTYLATAMALNYLYRNLVTRIILTRPAVEAGESLGFLPGNLEEKVNPYLRPLYDSLFDMLGPEEYFTLTEKNVVEIAPLAFMRGRTLNNSFIILDEAQNTTKEQMKMFLTRLGFGSKMVVTGDITQSDLPKSKQSGLLHARNLFDNIEGIKIVYLTKDDVVRHELVKKIIELYESDEEKNSER
- the cmk gene encoding (d)CMP kinase → MKVMKKRTVKGDFSSVITIDGPVGVGKSTVARALSERLGYTYLDTGAMYRAFSLKVLRNGIPLENEKEIIRLLQKTRVWFDGNRVLLDGEDVSGAIRTKEIDSVVSYISAIPEVRRHIVAIQREIASGGKVVMEGRDCGSVVFPKAKYKFYLDASIEERVRRRLLDEKYRNQGLSPEEVRKSIELRDYLDKSRKDSPLRVPKGAILINTDGLRVEEVVDKIISYISSIR